One Solirubrobacter pauli DNA segment encodes these proteins:
- a CDS encoding phosphatase PAP2 family protein: protein MLRRPGIRELVVFGLAYLLYNAGRWATNGDVDLALANARWVVDFQGGLGVEHAVQGALDTPVVQWLLSHVYLAAQIVVLPLALLAFYRWRPSLYRPLRTTVIATWMLALVVYALFPVAPPRLAGVGLADWVSQQSAVALAGHSTLFYNPIAAVPSLHCGFAFALGIAGAAATSRPWLRGLALLWGPLVSLSTIATGNHYVFDLVAGLAVTALGAAVALTFAARSAGERGGERRPRAHAELHKGTREVALDRLLA, encoded by the coding sequence ATGCTGCGCCGCCCCGGAATCCGCGAGCTCGTGGTGTTCGGGCTCGCCTACCTGCTCTACAACGCCGGCCGCTGGGCCACCAACGGCGACGTGGATCTCGCGCTGGCCAACGCGCGGTGGGTGGTCGACTTCCAGGGCGGCCTCGGCGTCGAGCACGCCGTCCAGGGCGCGCTCGACACGCCCGTGGTGCAATGGCTGCTCAGCCACGTCTACCTCGCGGCGCAGATCGTCGTGCTCCCGCTCGCGCTGCTGGCGTTCTACCGCTGGCGCCCGAGCCTGTACCGGCCGCTGCGCACGACCGTGATCGCCACCTGGATGCTCGCGCTGGTCGTCTACGCGCTGTTCCCGGTCGCTCCGCCGCGCCTCGCCGGCGTCGGGCTTGCGGACTGGGTGTCGCAGCAGTCCGCGGTCGCGCTCGCGGGCCACTCGACGCTGTTCTACAACCCGATCGCGGCCGTGCCGAGCCTGCATTGCGGGTTCGCGTTCGCGCTGGGGATCGCGGGCGCCGCGGCCACCTCCCGCCCGTGGCTGCGGGGCCTCGCGCTGCTGTGGGGCCCGCTCGTCTCGCTCTCGACGATCGCCACCGGCAACCACTACGTGTTCGACCTCGTCGCGGGGCTCGCGGTCACCGCGCTGGGCGCGGCGGTCGCGCTCACGTTCGCCGCCCGTTCAGCCGGCGAGCGCGGCGGTGAGCGCCGCCCGCGTGCGCACGCCGAGCTTCACAAAGGCACCCGCGAGGTGGCTCTCGATCGTCTTCTCGCTTAG
- a CDS encoding PKD domain-containing protein — translation MSHSSPALLAALFVFLISLLVAPAANAGTFDRDTTWAHTGLAASPADGSARWAAVAMLPDGRFLAAGRTPTGQAAVARFTAAGELDTTWAGDQPTPGLLVVSAQNGVAPAALSVRPDGTVLLGGTTLAVDSTPSLLVARLTADGHLDPSFGTGGTLITTSGPETTLGGLAVTGDGHILVAATATGSGTDRGLLVRLTAAGARDAGFGTGGEVAFRLGGAPTTVSDLALDGAGRIYLVGSRVTTPRRQLAVARFTAAGALDTTYGTSGYAAADLNGASSAVYEVTGRRLRVDNAGTALVLAAVKSATGPTSQLIGLARLTPAGALDGSFGTGGTRTQDVSPSHVMDPAALVTIPGGFVVGGAMTVGSTTQFGLAGYLEDGSPDQTLNPGGATKNAANLQVGTGGPDRIAALAVTPQGRLLAAGTSQTPSEQNLSAIVRLGGDAHAPQAAVKLSWEQAVPGRAVRPGQTVGFDASASTDPDGAIAQYEWDIDGDGTFERSGAKVLGSYPAPTQAAVTLRVTDADGLTAVSGATVHVQADQAPKVAFVNPTTAPVAGKPFLFGASANDPDGTIARYAFDFDGDGSYETDAGTSPLATTTFGHKGPATVGVRVTDDEGATATAKLNVTVKDAPCVENPVIKIERAVIVTQGADVAGGAGCFHGVTTDKGGVRTTSYTTSGHFRVNGLEVDTLGSSEATLEWKRNKSGDKKTLSLTLTAKNARVEGTAQQTDFTFHEGSINWGLDGTTIVGFVVDPSAGIGGLPLKVLSAVKLGTDGSSSLDVLPGMPPELLGKTPSGPKHLVFGPSANASALGAFSFKVDQIPLGVILLGPVTVSYDGAGSWLIEAEAEIPYPVPTKVAGRLVIVAGHVKEVDLELKGALPTPTPIIIQSLGLHIDFGPKVAPKKECVKTVGLVETTPYDLYKALDYYVPQLRQLATANPQYFGDLFHKTFQRYPVPTFALCGSIGLSLAEVIDADVKFGFARYDNPYPNLFFFQGHATIAKAIDAEIAAEFTTDGYVHFKADVGGGYPKSDPWVEWNVGLDFEYYKKQFNAEAHAALTIVPLEFTTGANVLVSNKGVAACLYFKTFLGTWRPGAGAMWGHGPTLYLFGCDVKDYKVVITHALSGDKVIGDIVPPGTSASAAKAGTPVVKAMPTGGHGNSAGLVRYEGKPTAKAAQAGPDPVDVPSGLPGTVMAFKGADAPPHVILRGPSGQVFDSGAGNAPVQLPGFAALKNDKLDITEIVIEKPAGGRWTIEAAPDSSRLVQGIQADGTRPVTATAKVTGSGHDRTLDYTVKGLPAGSRVEFTEAGAGGGGRIGAVRADGRGTLAFHPAGGAPGAREIKAVVYGADGFVTARLELGKYTAPAPQRPAGAKRLTVKRSGKKLVLRWRGKAYRQQVDIRSSKGLNVTRTVKRPTTAIALPAAGTKLTVMVTGTTKAGVKGPAVRFTTKVPTKRPKHRK, via the coding sequence ATGTCGCACTCCTCCCCTGCGCTCCTCGCTGCACTCTTCGTCTTCCTCATATCCCTGCTCGTCGCGCCCGCCGCGAACGCCGGGACGTTCGACCGCGATACGACGTGGGCCCACACCGGGCTCGCCGCCTCGCCCGCCGACGGCAGCGCCCGCTGGGCCGCCGTCGCCATGCTGCCCGACGGCCGCTTCCTGGCCGCCGGCCGCACCCCCACCGGCCAGGCCGCCGTCGCCCGCTTCACCGCCGCCGGTGAGCTGGACACGACCTGGGCCGGCGACCAACCCACACCCGGGCTGCTCGTCGTCTCCGCCCAGAACGGCGTCGCGCCGGCGGCGCTGAGCGTCCGCCCCGACGGCACCGTGCTGCTCGGCGGCACGACGCTCGCCGTCGACAGCACACCCTCGCTGCTCGTCGCCCGGCTGACCGCGGATGGCCATCTGGACCCGAGCTTCGGCACCGGCGGCACGCTGATCACCACCTCCGGCCCCGAGACGACCCTCGGCGGCCTGGCCGTCACCGGTGACGGCCACATCCTCGTCGCCGCGACCGCGACCGGCAGCGGCACCGACCGCGGCCTGCTCGTGCGGCTCACGGCCGCCGGCGCCCGCGACGCCGGCTTCGGCACAGGCGGCGAGGTCGCCTTCCGGCTCGGCGGCGCCCCCACGACGGTGAGCGACCTCGCGCTCGACGGCGCGGGCCGCATCTACCTGGTCGGCAGCCGCGTGACCACGCCGCGCCGCCAGCTCGCCGTGGCCCGGTTCACCGCCGCCGGCGCGCTCGACACCACCTACGGCACCAGCGGCTACGCCGCCGCCGACCTCAACGGCGCTTCCTCGGCCGTCTACGAGGTGACCGGGCGGCGCCTGCGCGTGGACAACGCCGGCACGGCGCTCGTCCTCGCGGCCGTCAAGAGCGCGACCGGGCCGACGTCGCAGCTCATCGGCCTCGCCCGGCTCACGCCCGCAGGCGCGCTCGACGGCTCGTTCGGCACCGGCGGCACCCGCACGCAGGATGTCTCCCCCTCGCACGTGATGGACCCGGCCGCGCTCGTCACGATCCCCGGCGGCTTCGTCGTCGGCGGCGCGATGACCGTCGGGTCGACCACCCAGTTCGGCCTCGCCGGCTACCTCGAGGACGGCTCGCCCGACCAGACCCTCAACCCCGGCGGCGCGACGAAGAACGCCGCCAACCTGCAGGTCGGCACCGGCGGTCCCGACCGGATCGCCGCCCTCGCCGTCACCCCGCAGGGCCGGCTCCTCGCGGCGGGCACGAGCCAGACGCCGAGCGAGCAGAACCTGAGCGCGATCGTCCGCCTCGGCGGCGATGCGCACGCGCCGCAGGCCGCGGTCAAGCTCAGCTGGGAGCAGGCGGTGCCGGGGCGCGCGGTCCGGCCCGGCCAGACGGTCGGCTTCGACGCCTCGGCCTCGACCGACCCGGACGGCGCGATCGCCCAGTACGAGTGGGACATCGACGGAGACGGGACGTTCGAGCGCAGCGGCGCGAAGGTGCTCGGCAGCTACCCGGCACCGACCCAGGCCGCCGTGACCCTGCGCGTGACCGACGCGGACGGGCTCACCGCCGTCTCGGGCGCGACCGTGCACGTCCAGGCCGACCAGGCCCCGAAGGTCGCGTTCGTCAATCCGACCACCGCGCCGGTCGCGGGCAAGCCGTTCCTGTTCGGCGCGAGCGCCAACGACCCCGACGGCACGATCGCGCGCTACGCGTTCGACTTCGACGGCGACGGCAGCTACGAGACCGACGCCGGCACCTCGCCGCTGGCGACGACGACGTTCGGCCACAAGGGGCCGGCGACCGTCGGCGTGCGCGTCACCGACGACGAGGGCGCGACCGCCACGGCGAAGCTGAACGTGACCGTCAAGGACGCGCCGTGCGTCGAGAACCCGGTCATCAAGATCGAGCGCGCGGTGATCGTCACCCAGGGCGCCGACGTCGCGGGCGGTGCCGGCTGCTTCCACGGCGTGACCACCGACAAGGGCGGCGTGCGCACCACCAGCTACACCACGTCCGGCCACTTCCGCGTCAACGGGCTCGAGGTCGACACGCTCGGAAGCTCGGAGGCGACGCTGGAGTGGAAGCGCAACAAGAGCGGCGACAAGAAGACGCTCTCGCTCACGCTCACCGCCAAGAACGCGCGGGTCGAGGGCACGGCGCAGCAGACCGACTTCACGTTCCACGAGGGCTCGATCAACTGGGGGCTGGACGGCACCACGATCGTGGGCTTCGTCGTCGATCCCAGCGCCGGTATCGGCGGCCTGCCGCTGAAGGTGCTGAGCGCCGTCAAGCTCGGCACCGACGGCTCCTCCAGCCTCGACGTGCTCCCGGGCATGCCGCCGGAGCTCCTCGGCAAGACGCCGAGTGGGCCCAAGCACCTCGTCTTCGGCCCGTCGGCCAACGCGTCGGCGCTCGGCGCGTTCAGCTTCAAGGTCGACCAGATCCCGCTCGGCGTGATCCTCCTCGGCCCCGTCACCGTCTCCTACGACGGCGCGGGCAGCTGGCTGATCGAGGCCGAGGCGGAGATCCCGTACCCGGTCCCGACGAAGGTCGCCGGCCGCCTCGTGATCGTCGCCGGCCACGTCAAGGAGGTCGACCTCGAGCTCAAGGGCGCGCTGCCCACGCCGACGCCGATCATCATCCAGTCGCTCGGCCTGCACATCGACTTCGGCCCCAAGGTCGCGCCCAAGAAGGAGTGCGTGAAGACCGTCGGGCTCGTCGAGACGACGCCGTACGACCTCTACAAGGCGCTTGACTACTACGTGCCGCAGCTGCGTCAGCTCGCGACGGCCAACCCGCAGTACTTCGGCGACCTGTTCCACAAGACGTTCCAGCGCTACCCGGTCCCCACGTTCGCGCTCTGCGGGTCGATCGGGCTCAGCCTCGCCGAGGTGATCGACGCGGACGTGAAGTTCGGCTTCGCCCGCTACGACAACCCGTACCCGAACCTGTTCTTCTTCCAGGGCCACGCGACGATCGCCAAGGCCATCGACGCCGAGATCGCGGCCGAGTTCACCACCGACGGCTACGTGCACTTCAAGGCCGACGTCGGCGGCGGCTACCCCAAGTCGGACCCGTGGGTGGAGTGGAACGTCGGCCTGGACTTCGAGTACTACAAGAAGCAGTTCAACGCCGAGGCGCACGCGGCGCTCACGATCGTGCCGCTGGAGTTCACGACCGGCGCGAACGTGCTCGTGTCCAACAAGGGCGTCGCGGCCTGCCTGTACTTCAAGACGTTCCTGGGCACCTGGCGACCGGGCGCCGGCGCGATGTGGGGCCACGGCCCGACGCTGTACCTGTTCGGCTGCGACGTCAAGGACTACAAGGTCGTCATCACGCACGCCCTGTCCGGCGACAAGGTGATCGGCGACATCGTGCCCCCGGGCACGTCGGCGAGCGCGGCCAAGGCGGGCACGCCGGTGGTCAAGGCGATGCCGACGGGCGGCCACGGGAACTCGGCCGGGCTCGTCCGCTACGAGGGCAAGCCGACGGCGAAGGCCGCGCAGGCCGGGCCCGACCCCGTCGACGTCCCGAGCGGGCTGCCCGGCACGGTGATGGCGTTCAAGGGCGCCGACGCGCCTCCGCACGTGATCCTCCGTGGCCCGTCGGGCCAGGTGTTCGACTCGGGCGCCGGCAACGCGCCCGTGCAGCTGCCGGGGTTCGCCGCGCTCAAGAACGACAAGCTCGACATCACCGAGATCGTGATCGAGAAGCCCGCCGGCGGCCGCTGGACGATCGAGGCCGCGCCGGACTCCTCGCGGCTCGTGCAGGGCATCCAGGCCGACGGCACGCGTCCGGTCACGGCGACCGCGAAGGTCACCGGGTCCGGCCACGACCGCACGCTCGACTACACCGTCAAGGGGCTCCCGGCGGGCAGCCGCGTCGAGTTCACCGAGGCCGGCGCAGGCGGCGGCGGGCGCATCGGCGCCGTCAGGGCCGACGGTCGCGGCACGCTCGCGTTCCACCCGGCCGGCGGTGCGCCCGGTGCGCGGGAGATCAAGGCCGTCGTCTACGGCGCGGACGGCTTCGTCACGGCTCGCCTGGAGCTCGGCAAGTACACCGCCCCCGCTCCGCAGCGGCCGGCCGGCGCGAAGCGGCTCACGGTCAAGCGCTCGGGCAAGAAGCTCGTGCTGCGCTGGCGCGGGAAGGCGTATCGCCAGCAGGTGGACATCCGCAGCAGCAAGGGCCTGAACGTGACGCGGACGGTCAAGCGCCCGACGACCGCGATCGCCCTCCCCGCCGCGGGGACGAAGCTGACCGTGATGGTGACCGGCACGACGAAGGCCGGCGTGAAGGGGCCGGCGGTCCGCTTCACGACCAAGGTGCCCACGAAACGGCCCAAGCACCGGAAGTAG
- a CDS encoding ATP-binding protein produces the protein MTDSRPAASHTPLVGRTSELAVLDEAARTTQVSVIELVGEAGIGKTTLLEHLSASARHAGALVLTARCSEYERDVPYALLIDALDPHLAAHGAPAGLAAEQLAALGGTFPALAVHASGAAVERHELHRAVRALLALLAAPRGLTVALDDLHWADPASIALVASIVRRPPSRLLLALAHRHRQIDSALDPELRRAADAGRSRRLHIGPLTPDEASRLLERPADDRSLRTLYEESGGNPFHLMQLARTTTPAVARASDPGYGEIPEGVREAVLSETTPLGTDARALLDGAAIVGDPFEIDFAAEVAGLDRATALEALDVLVAADLVRVTDDVRRFRFRHPIVRRTVYETVGPGRRLAGHARAAAGLERAGAGPVALAHHVEQSAAPGDEAAVALLAEAAAQVAGRAPQTAVHWLTVARTLARGPQELELLGPLAGALAGSGRFADARRVFLELLAPLPEDHPARTELIGACAMMDRLLGDHDGARTRLRSALIDADPREAVALNLELAAHASLRGDPLEMRVCARAALDGATEPIPVAAATAALAMAAYTLEHYDEARTLGARATTLIAALSDQQLGTRLEMLLFLGWAQYFGGEFAAALRHFTRGTAIARRAGSAVLALELAVGEALSLLARGRIAEALDVADGAVEDARPLGSAQSLVWTLFAQATVLEAGGDPAAAVRAGEEAVALTAGLEPSTIVAGCGSALAAALVATGEGNRATNVLLELQGGPDLPRFFAGQRSGCYEVLVRAALLTGDTARGETWAARAEAAAELPLAGALAQRARALVLLHAGDATQAATLALGSVATTDALELAVESARGRILAGRALAATGDRDAAAEQLRAAEGLLIDAPAGHLRAEAVRELRKIGRRVNRAGRAGRADAAGLAALTARELEIARLVARGLTNRAIAETLFLSEKTIESHLAGAFVKLGVRTRAALTAALAG, from the coding sequence GTGACGGACTCAAGGCCAGCCGCGAGCCACACACCGCTCGTCGGCCGGACGAGCGAGCTCGCGGTGCTGGATGAGGCCGCCCGCACGACGCAGGTCTCGGTGATCGAGCTCGTCGGCGAAGCGGGGATCGGCAAGACGACCCTGCTCGAGCACCTCAGCGCCTCCGCGCGGCATGCGGGGGCGCTGGTGCTGACGGCGCGCTGCTCGGAGTACGAGCGCGACGTCCCGTACGCGTTGCTGATCGACGCACTGGACCCGCACCTGGCGGCGCACGGCGCTCCGGCCGGCCTGGCCGCCGAGCAGCTCGCGGCGCTGGGCGGGACGTTCCCGGCACTGGCGGTCCACGCGTCCGGCGCGGCGGTCGAGCGCCACGAGCTGCACCGTGCCGTCCGGGCGCTGCTGGCGCTGCTCGCCGCCCCGCGCGGGCTCACGGTCGCGCTCGACGACCTCCACTGGGCCGACCCGGCGTCGATCGCGTTGGTCGCCTCGATCGTGCGCCGCCCGCCGTCACGGCTGCTGCTGGCGCTCGCCCACCGGCACCGGCAGATCGACTCGGCGCTGGACCCGGAGCTGCGGCGCGCGGCTGACGCAGGGCGTTCACGCCGGCTGCACATCGGCCCGCTGACGCCCGACGAGGCGTCGCGGCTGCTCGAGCGTCCCGCCGACGACCGGTCGCTGCGCACGCTGTACGAGGAAAGCGGCGGCAACCCGTTCCACCTGATGCAGCTCGCTCGCACCACCACGCCGGCGGTGGCGCGCGCGAGCGATCCCGGCTACGGCGAGATCCCCGAAGGGGTGCGCGAGGCGGTCCTGAGCGAGACCACGCCGCTCGGCACCGACGCCCGCGCGCTGCTGGACGGCGCCGCGATCGTCGGCGACCCGTTCGAGATCGACTTCGCGGCGGAGGTCGCCGGGCTCGATCGCGCGACCGCGCTGGAGGCGCTGGACGTGCTGGTGGCCGCGGACCTCGTGCGCGTGACCGACGACGTGCGCCGGTTCCGCTTCCGCCATCCGATCGTGCGCCGGACCGTGTACGAGACGGTCGGCCCGGGGCGGCGGCTGGCCGGTCACGCACGGGCCGCGGCCGGTCTGGAGCGCGCAGGCGCCGGCCCGGTCGCGCTCGCTCACCACGTCGAGCAGTCGGCCGCGCCCGGCGACGAGGCCGCCGTGGCGCTGCTGGCCGAGGCCGCCGCGCAGGTCGCCGGCCGGGCACCGCAGACCGCGGTGCACTGGCTCACCGTCGCGCGCACGCTCGCGCGGGGTCCGCAGGAGCTTGAGCTGCTCGGCCCGCTCGCCGGTGCGCTGGCGGGTTCCGGCCGCTTCGCCGATGCCCGCCGCGTCTTCCTGGAGCTGCTCGCGCCGTTGCCGGAGGACCACCCCGCGCGCACGGAGCTGATCGGCGCTTGCGCGATGATGGACCGCCTCCTCGGTGACCACGACGGCGCGCGCACGCGGCTGCGGAGCGCGCTGATCGACGCCGACCCGCGGGAGGCCGTCGCGCTCAACCTCGAGCTCGCCGCGCACGCCTCCTTGCGCGGCGACCCGCTCGAGATGCGCGTGTGCGCACGTGCGGCCCTGGACGGCGCGACCGAGCCGATCCCGGTGGCCGCCGCCACCGCCGCCCTCGCGATGGCCGCCTACACGCTCGAGCACTACGACGAGGCCCGCACGCTCGGCGCGCGCGCCACGACGCTGATCGCCGCCTTGAGCGACCAGCAACTCGGCACCCGCCTGGAGATGTTGCTGTTCCTCGGCTGGGCGCAGTACTTCGGGGGCGAGTTCGCGGCCGCGCTGCGGCACTTCACTCGCGGCACCGCGATCGCCCGTCGCGCCGGCAGCGCCGTGCTCGCCCTGGAGCTGGCGGTCGGCGAGGCGCTCAGCCTGCTCGCACGCGGCCGCATCGCCGAGGCGCTCGACGTCGCCGACGGCGCCGTCGAGGACGCGCGGCCGCTGGGCAGCGCCCAGTCGCTCGTGTGGACGCTGTTCGCGCAGGCGACGGTGCTGGAGGCGGGCGGCGACCCGGCGGCCGCGGTCCGCGCGGGCGAAGAAGCCGTCGCGCTCACCGCGGGCCTGGAGCCGTCCACGATCGTCGCGGGCTGCGGCTCGGCGCTGGCCGCCGCGCTGGTCGCGACGGGCGAGGGCAACCGCGCGACCAACGTCCTGCTCGAGCTGCAGGGCGGACCGGACCTGCCGCGCTTCTTCGCGGGCCAGCGCTCCGGGTGCTACGAGGTCCTCGTCCGCGCGGCCCTGCTCACCGGGGACACGGCGCGGGGCGAGACCTGGGCCGCCCGTGCCGAGGCCGCCGCGGAGCTGCCGCTCGCCGGTGCGCTCGCGCAGCGGGCGCGGGCGCTCGTCCTGCTGCACGCGGGTGACGCGACGCAGGCGGCCACCCTCGCGCTCGGCTCGGTCGCCACCACCGACGCGCTCGAACTCGCCGTCGAGTCCGCGCGCGGGCGCATCCTCGCCGGACGGGCGCTCGCCGCCACCGGTGATCGCGACGCCGCCGCCGAGCAGCTGCGCGCCGCCGAAGGGTTGCTGATCGATGCGCCCGCCGGCCATCTGCGCGCGGAAGCCGTGCGCGAGCTGCGCAAGATCGGGCGCCGCGTGAACCGGGCGGGCCGTGCCGGCCGCGCCGACGCCGCCGGGCTCGCCGCGCTGACCGCACGTGAGCTCGAGATCGCCCGCCTCGTCGCGCGCGGGCTGACGAACCGGGCGATCGCCGAGACCTTGTTCCTAAGCGAGAAGACGATCGAGAGCCACCTCGCGGGTGCCTTTGTGAAGCTCGGCGTGCGCACGCGGGCGGCGCTCACCGCCGCGCTCGCCGGCTGA
- a CDS encoding MBL fold metallo-hydrolase, translating into MSATLPVVDLRPGPSANTIRVGPVLVDTGSGTAASIARLRTFAQGAEQVALTHFHADHAGGVAALGLPVAAHEAEADTEDPRSGDPWLGFAIPPYRVDRALQHGDAVGDLVVIHTPGQTPGHVAYWHEPTRTAITGDLMQAGDVAWVPFGGPWADGALERMVESVRTLAALRPARCLSGHGRLVEDVPAAVDFTLRRYDTFAAQPHKAVWHAIRRALVSHLMIEPRSAEALADLPWAPVAAEALGENARAIVDVALYGLEERGVVARRGETWVTTLPHE; encoded by the coding sequence GTGAGCGCGACGCTGCCGGTGGTCGACCTGCGTCCCGGGCCGAGCGCGAACACGATTCGCGTCGGTCCGGTCCTGGTCGACACCGGCAGCGGCACCGCGGCCTCGATCGCGCGGCTGCGGACGTTCGCCCAGGGCGCCGAGCAGGTCGCGCTCACGCACTTCCACGCCGACCACGCCGGCGGCGTGGCCGCGCTCGGCCTGCCCGTCGCCGCGCACGAGGCCGAGGCGGACACGGAGGACCCACGCAGCGGCGACCCGTGGCTCGGCTTCGCGATCCCGCCCTACCGCGTCGACCGCGCGCTGCAGCACGGCGACGCGGTCGGTGACCTGGTGGTCATCCACACGCCCGGCCAGACGCCGGGCCACGTCGCCTACTGGCACGAGCCGACGCGCACCGCCATCACCGGCGACCTGATGCAGGCGGGCGACGTCGCCTGGGTCCCGTTCGGCGGCCCGTGGGCGGACGGCGCGCTCGAGCGGATGGTCGAGTCGGTGCGAACGCTGGCGGCCTTGCGGCCGGCGCGCTGCCTCTCGGGCCACGGCCGTCTGGTCGAGGACGTGCCGGCGGCGGTCGACTTCACGCTGCGCCGCTACGACACGTTCGCCGCGCAGCCGCACAAGGCCGTCTGGCACGCGATCCGTCGCGCGCTCGTCTCCCATCTGATGATCGAGCCGCGCAGCGCCGAGGCCCTGGCCGACCTGCCGTGGGCGCCGGTCGCGGCCGAGGCGCTGGGCGAGAACGCCCGCGCGATCGTCGACGTCGCGCTCTACGGGCTGGAGGAGCGCGGCGTGGTGGCGCGCCGCGGCGAGACGTGGGTGACGACGCTCCCGCACGAGTAG
- a CDS encoding SGNH/GDSL hydrolase family protein, with the protein MRFLKYAAAALAAAAVMPAPASAGTHWVTTWGASTQPDSRRTLTELTIRQVVHISVGGERVRLRISNAFGGYAPTGDNALRVGSVYVGRQVGTTAGVVPETQTRVTFGGRPGVRVAAGSDVVSDPIPLAVADGENLAVSIYVPGTTPNASYHSGARQRSYMTPANGGDRSAQADATGFTSITNSWWFLDAVSVETSDQVGAVVALGDSITEGANSTANTNRRWPDLLAARLNAVGNRVGVRGVVNEGISGNAVTKDFNCCGGNPSGLSRLDRDVLSHDGVTAVIVALGINDIGNYPNETVDVADITDGLRQIADRLHRADKQVLMATLTPFAVATLPGYYSLEKDAKRMAVNAFIRNAPYWDGIVDFERALADPADPLRMLPAYDSGDHLHPNDAGMQALADAVTWLDDPSLPIDAPATTVGGTVPATLALTLGPAPSLGALIPGVANEYRAPLTATATSTAADARLTVHDPSPVAPGRLVNGAFALAAPLRVAAENGPSAPVGAAPTTLATYAGPVTADPVELTFTQAVGATEPLRTGTYAKALVMTLSTTSP; encoded by the coding sequence ATGAGGTTCCTGAAGTACGCGGCGGCCGCGCTGGCCGCCGCGGCGGTCATGCCTGCCCCGGCTTCGGCCGGCACGCACTGGGTCACCACGTGGGGCGCGAGCACGCAACCGGATTCGCGCCGCACGCTGACCGAGCTGACGATCCGCCAGGTCGTGCACATCAGCGTCGGCGGCGAGCGCGTCCGGCTGCGGATCTCCAACGCGTTCGGCGGCTACGCGCCGACGGGGGACAACGCGCTGCGCGTCGGCAGCGTCTACGTCGGGCGCCAGGTCGGCACGACCGCCGGCGTGGTGCCGGAGACGCAGACGCGGGTGACGTTCGGCGGGCGGCCGGGCGTCCGCGTCGCGGCGGGCAGCGACGTCGTGAGCGACCCGATCCCGCTCGCGGTCGCCGACGGTGAGAACCTCGCCGTGTCGATCTACGTCCCGGGCACGACCCCGAACGCGAGCTACCACAGCGGCGCGCGCCAGCGGTCCTACATGACGCCGGCCAACGGCGGTGACCGCTCGGCGCAGGCTGACGCCACCGGCTTCACGTCGATCACCAACTCGTGGTGGTTCCTGGACGCGGTGAGCGTCGAGACGAGCGACCAGGTCGGCGCGGTGGTCGCGCTGGGCGACTCGATCACCGAGGGCGCGAACTCGACCGCGAACACCAACCGGCGCTGGCCCGACCTGCTCGCCGCGCGGCTGAACGCCGTCGGCAACCGCGTCGGCGTGCGCGGCGTGGTCAACGAGGGCATCAGCGGCAACGCCGTCACCAAGGACTTCAACTGCTGCGGCGGCAACCCGAGCGGGCTCTCCCGCCTGGACCGCGACGTCCTCTCCCACGACGGCGTCACCGCGGTGATCGTCGCGCTCGGGATCAACGACATCGGCAACTACCCGAACGAGACGGTCGACGTCGCCGACATCACCGACGGGCTGCGCCAGATCGCCGACCGGCTCCACCGCGCCGACAAGCAGGTGCTGATGGCGACGCTGACGCCGTTCGCCGTCGCCACGCTGCCGGGCTACTACAGCCTCGAGAAGGACGCCAAGCGGATGGCGGTCAACGCGTTCATCCGCAATGCCCCGTACTGGGACGGCATCGTCGACTTCGAGCGGGCGCTCGCGGACCCCGCCGACCCGCTGCGGATGCTGCCGGCCTACGACAGCGGGGACCACCTGCACCCCAACGACGCCGGCATGCAGGCCCTCGCCGACGCGGTCACCTGGCTCGACGATCCGTCGCTGCCGATCGACGCGCCCGCCACGACCGTCGGCGGGACCGTCCCGGCCACGCTGGCGCTGACGCTCGGCCCGGCGCCGAGCCTCGGCGCGCTGATCCCCGGCGTCGCGAACGAGTACCGCGCGCCGCTCACCGCCACCGCGACGAGCACCGCGGCCGACGCGCGGCTCACGGTCCACGACCCGAGCCCCGTCGCCCCCGGGCGCCTCGTCAACGGCGCCTTCGCCCTCGCAGCGCCGCTGCGCGTCGCGGCCGAGAACGGTCCGTCCGCGCCCGTCGGCGCCGCGCCGACGACGCTCGCGACCTACGCTGGACCCGTGACGGCAGATCCTGTCGAGCTCACCTTCACGCAGGCCGTCGGCGCGACGGAGCCGCTGCGCACCGGCACCTACGCCAAGGCGCTCGTCATGACGCTCTCCACGACGAGTCCGTGA